Proteins encoded by one window of Fusarium graminearum PH-1 chromosome 1, whole genome shotgun sequence:
- a CDS encoding elongation factor G 1: MRATRAARWLNSRLILGAQQSSCGSHSFTISAAAPAWESRRAFSQTKRVCNAAQEALKKAQEDAASLTPEYVAANMSTEEAKRLSRVRNIGIAAHIDSGKTTVSERVLFYTGRINSIHEVRGKDSVGAKMDSMELEREKGITIQSAATFADWKKTENGKEETYHFNLIDTPGHIDFTIEVERALRVLDGAVMILCAVSGVQSQTITVDRQMKRYNVPRLSFVNKMDRMGANPWKAVEQINTKLKIPAAAIQIPIGAEDEFLGVVDLINMQAMYFEGPRGTKVRITDQIPGPLQDFAKEKRQALIEKLADVDDEIAELYLEEQEPSNAQIKAAIRRATIARAFTPVMMGSALADKGVQPMLDAVCDYLPNPSEIENTGLDKSKDEKTVKLVPYDSLPFVGLAFKLEENNYGQLTYIRVYQGKLSKGTYLFNSRTDKKVRIPRIVRMHSNEMEDVSEVGAGEICAVFGVDCASGDTFTDGGLPYTMSSMFVPDAVMSLSIKPKRTGDADNFSKAMNRFQREDPTFRVHVDAESEETIISGMGELHLEVYVERLRREYKTDCVTGQPRVAYRETIAHRADYDFLFKRQSGGPGDFARVAGWIEPNDEPDKNHYESQVVGGNIPDKFLSACAKGFDAVCEKGPLLGHKVIGAKMVVNDGATHVTDSSDHAFNLATQMAFKKSFPEAGGQVLEPLMKTTITAPNEFQGNILMLMNKRNATIHDTDIGSEDFTLICDCSLNAMFGFSSQLRAATQGKGEFSMEFSHYAPAPPHLQKELVAKHQAEIEAKRTK, translated from the exons ATGAGGGCAACAAGGGCTGCCAGATGGCTCAATAGCCGTCTGATACTAGGCGCCCAGCAGTCAAGCTGCGGTAGCCATTCTTTTACTATatctgctgctgcccccGCCTGGGAAAGTCGACGTGCTTTTAGCCAGACCAAGCGAGTCTGCAATGCTGCGCAAGAAGC TCTCaagaaagctcaagaagatgctgcCAGTCTGACACCAGAATATGTCGCCGCAAACATGTCCACCGAGGAGGCCAAGCGTCTGTCTCGAGTGCGCAACATTGGTATTGCT GCACATATCGACAGCGGAAAGACAACTGTTAGTGAACGAGTCCTGTTTTACACCGGCCGAATCAACTCGATCCACGAGGTTCGAGGCAAAGACTCTGTCGGCGCTAAGATGGACTCTATGGAACTCGAAAGGGAAAAAGGCATCACCATCCAGTCTGCGGCTACGTTCGCTGACTGGAAGAAAACGGAAAACGGCAAAGAGGAAACCTACCATTTCAACCTGATTGATACACCTGGTCACATTGATTTCACTATCGAAGTCGAGCGAGCTCTGCGAGTCCTCGACGGTGCTGTCATGATTCTATGCGCTGTTTCTGGCGTCCAGTCTCAGACTATCACCGTCGACCGTCAAATGAAACGTTACAATGTCCCCCGACTCTCCTtcgtcaacaagatggaccGAATGGGTGCCAACCCCTGGAAGGCCGTCGAACAGATCAACACGAAGCTCAAGATTCCCGCCGCCGCTATTCAGATTCCTATTGGTGCCGAAGACGAGTTCCTAGGCGTTGTCGACTTGATCAACATGCAGGCTATGTACTTTGAAGGTCCCCGTGGTACCAAGGTTCGCATCACCGACCAGATTCCTGGCCCTCTCCAGGACTttgccaaggagaagcgccAGGCCTTgattgagaagcttgccgaTGTCGATGACGAAATTGCCGAACTGTACCTTGAGGAGCAGGAGCCTTCGAATGCTCAGATCAAGGCTGCTATCCGCCGCGCTACTATTGCTCGTGCTTTCACTcctgtcatgatgggctCTGCCCTCGCTGACAAGGGTGTTCAGCCCATGCTCGATGCTGTCTGTGACTACCTGCCTAACCCCTCTGAGATCGAGAACACTGGTCtggacaagtccaaggatgagaagacTGTTAAGCTGGTTCCCTACGACTCTCTTCCTTTTGTCGGTCTTGCCTtcaagctcgaggagaacAACTACGGTCAACTCACCTACATCCGCGTCTACCAGGGCAAGTTGAGCAAGGGTACTTACCTCTTCAACTCCCGAACTGATAAGAAGGTCCGAATTCCTCGAATTGTCCGCATGCACTCTAACGAGATGGAGGACGTCTCCGAGGTTGGTGCCGGTGAGATCTGTgccgtctttggtgtcgaCTGTGCTTCTGGTGACACTTTCACTGATGGTGGTCTCCCCTACACCATGTCTTCTATGTTTGTCCCCGATGCTGTCATGTCTCTGTCTATCAAGCCCAAGCGAACCGGAGATGCCGACAACTTCAGTAAGGCCATGAACCGTTTCCAGCGTGAGGATCCTACTTTCCGTGTCCACGTCGACGCCGAGAGTGAGGAGACCATCATTTCTGGTATGGGTGAATTGCATCTAGAAGTTTACGTTGAGCGTCTGCGACGTGAGTACAAGACCGACTGTGTCACTGGCCAGCCTCGTGTTGCCTACCGAGAGACTATTGCCCACCGAGCCGACTATGATTTCCTCTTCAAGCGACAGAGTGGTGGTCCGGGTGACTTTGCTCGTGTTGCTGGATGGATCGAGCCCAACGATGAGCCTGACAAGAACCACTATGAGAGCCAAGTCGTCGGTGGTAACATTCCCGACAAGTTTCTGTCTGCTTGTGCCAAGGGTTTTGATGCTGTTTGTGAAAAGGGACCTCTCCTGGGCCACAAGGTTATTGGCGCCAAGATGGTTGTCAACGATGGTGCCACTCACGTTACTGATTCCTCCGATCACGCCTTCAACCTTGCCACACAGATGGCGTTCAAGAAGTCCTTCCCTGAAGCCGGTGGCCAGGTCCTTGAGCCTCTGATGAAGACCACTATTACTGCCCCCAACGAGTTCCAGGGTAACATTCTGATGCTTATGAACAAGCGCAACGCTACCATTCACGATACCGATATTGGTAGCGAGGACTTTACTCTTATCTGCGACTGCAGTTTGAATGCCATGTTTGGCTTCAGCTCCCAGCTTCGTGCCGCTACTCAGGGCAAGGGCGAGTTCAGCATGGAATTCAGCCACTACGCTCCCGCCCCTCCTCATCTCCA GAAAGAGTTGGTCGCCAAGCACCAGGCTGAGATTGAGGCTAAGCGAACCAAATAA
- a CDS encoding homoisocitrate dehydrogenase — protein MSFRTLRIGLIPGDGIGKEVIPAGRRILEALPSSLGLKFDFVNLKAGFETFEQTGAALPDKTVEVLKNECDGALFGAVSSPTQAVKGYSSPIVALRKRLDLYANVRPVKTVMTAAKPIDMVIVRENTEDLYVKQEKTYDTPEGKVAEAIKRISEKASFRIAAMAGDIALRRQKIRDAGASSIHKSPLVTITHKSNVLSQTDGLFRATSKRALADPKFSSVAVEEQIVDSMVYKLFRQPEDYDVIVAPNLYGDILSDGAAALVGSLGLVPSANVGEGFAIGEPCHGSAPDIQGQNIANPIATLRSTALMLEFLNEEEAAAKIYAAVDGNLEDGKLLSPDLGGKATTEEVVADILRRL, from the exons atgtctttccGCACTCTCAGAATCG GTCTCATCCCTGGTGACGGTATCGGCAAGGAAGTCATTCCTGCTGGACGCCGCATCCTCGAAGCCCTGCCCTCGTCTCTCGGCCTCAAGTTCGACTttgtcaacctcaaggccgGTTTCGAGACCTTTGAGCAGACCGGTGCTGCCCTCCctgacaagactgtcgaggtcctcaagaatgAGTGTGATGGTGCGCTTTTTGGAGCCGTGAGCTCTCCTACTCAGGCCGTCAAGGGTTACTCATCACCCATCGTCGCCCTGCGCAAGAGGCTCGACCTCTACGCCAACGTCCGACCTGTCAAGACTGTCATGACCGCTGCTAAGCCCATTGACATGGTTATTGTCCGCGAGAACACCGAGGATCTCTATGTCAAGCAGGAGAAGACCTACGATACTCCCGAGGGCAAGGttgccgaggccatcaagcgCATTTCCGAGAAGGCTTCGTTCCGCattgctgccatggctggtgACATTGCTCTACGCCGACAGAAGATCCGAGATGCTGGTGCCTCCAGCATCCACAAGTCTCCTCTCGTCACTATCACCCACAAGTCCAACGTCCTGTCCCAGACTGATGGTCTCTTCCGTGCCACCTCCAAGAGGGCCCTTGCTGATCCCAAGTTCTCCTCCGTTGCCGTTGAGGAGCAGATCGTCGACTCCATGGTCTACAAGCTCTTCCGTCAGCCCGAGGATTACGATGTTATTGTCGCCCCCAACCTGTACGGTGACATTCTCTCCGATGGCGCTGCTGCCCTTGTCGGTAGCTTGGGCCTTGTCCCAAGTGCCAACGTCGGTGAGGGTTTTGCCATTGGTGAGCCTTGCCACGGTAGCGCTCCCGATATCCAGGGCCAGAACATCGCCAACCCCATTGCTACTCTCCGATCCACCGCGCTAATGCTCGAGTTcctcaacgaggaggaggctgctgccaagatcTACGCTGCTGTTGACGGTAACCTGGAGGACGGCAAGCTGCTCAGCCCTGATCTGGGTGGAAAGGCCACTACTGAGGAGGTTGTCGCTGACATTCTCCGACGTCTGTAA
- a CDS encoding methionine aminopeptidase 1 precursor — MATDAPAKQCMGADCSNDAGSLQCPTCLKLGIKDSFFCSQECFKRNWGIHKTMHKSQSNILHHLKAPKAISPDPATGYYNPFPNFPYSGSLRPVYPLSPHRTLPQSIPHPVWWQDGNPRYSRSLTNRNKIEILDKAGQDAMRKSCRLAREVLDIAAAAAKPGVTTDYIDELVHKACIERNSYPSPLNYNNFPKSCCTSVNEVICHGIPDQRVLLDGDILNIDVSLYHEGYHADLNETYYIGDKAKADPDTVRVVETARQCLDESIKAVKPGTLIREFGNIIEKHAKQHNCSVIRTYCGHGVGKLFHCPPNVPHYAKNKTVGECKPGMTFTIEPMIALGKYRDITWPDNWTSTTIDGKMTAQFEHTLLVTEDGVEILTARQENSPGGALPMPGTENGDAKA; from the exons aTGGCTACCGATGCCCCCGCCAAGCAGTGCATGGGCGCCGACTGCTCCAACGATGCCGGATCGCTACAGTGTCCGACTTGCCTGAAGCTCGGAATCAAGgacagcttcttctgttCTCAGGAGTGCTTCAAGCGTAACTGG GGCATCCACAAGACAATGCACAAATCGCAAAGTAATATCCTCCACCACCTGAAAGCTCCGAAAGCAATCTCACCAGATCCAGCTACCGGTTACTACAACCCGTTCCCTAACTTCCCCTACTCGGGCTCTCTGCGACCTGTCTACCCTCTGTCGCCGCATCGAACTCTGCCTCAATCGATCCCCCACCCCGTGTGGTGGCAAGACGGCAACCCCAGGTATAGCCGCTCTCTCACCAACCGTAACAAGATCGAAATCCTCGACAAGGCGGGCCAGGATGCTATGCGAAAGAGCTGCAGACTTGCACGGGAGGTCCTCGATattgccgctgccgctgccaagCCTGGCGTTACCACCGATTACATCGACGAGCTCGTCCACAAGGCATGCATTGAGAGAAAC TCTTACCCCTCTCCATTGAACTACAACAACTTCCCAAAGTCTTGCTGTACATCCGTCAACGAAGTCATCTGCCACGGCATTCCCGATCAACGTGTTCTCCTCGACGGTGATatcctcaacatcgatgTTTCTTTGTATCACGAGGGATACCACGCCGACTTGAACGAGACCTACTACATTGgtgacaaggccaaggctgaccCTGATACCGTTCGCGTGGTTGAGACAGCGCGGCAGTGCTTGGATGAGtccatcaaggctgtcaagcCTGGTACATTGATCCGAGAGTTTGGCAACATTATCGAGAAGCACGCCAAGCAGCACAACTGCAGTGTTATTCGAACCTACTGTGGCCACGGAGTTGGCAAGCTTTTCCACTGCCCTCCTAACGTCCCTCACTacgccaagaacaagactgtCGGCGAGTGCAAGCCTGGTATGACTTTTACTATTGAGCCCATGATTGCTCTTGGAAAGTACAGAGATATCACCTGGCCCGATAACTGGACAAGCACTACTATTGATGGCAAGATGACTGCTCAGTTTG AGCATACTCTTCTCGTCacagaagatggtgttgagattctGACAGCGCGACAGGAGAATTCTCCCGGTGGTGCTCTACCGATGCCCGGCACCGAGAATGGCGATGCGAAGGCATAA